Proteins from one Sphingomonas sp. HF-S4 genomic window:
- a CDS encoding ROK family transcriptional regulator, with the protein MTATTRTRPRLSGTNLERAADHNQRVTLHAIRVLGPLTRVELAGITGLTGPAIANITKRLFQDGLIDEAGQRRGGRGQPPTKLVVRPDACYSIGVNIDRDHITLVLVDFSGETLTRVSEEVDFALPDQVRALYRKSIKNMLRKAGVDVAKVVGIGVAVPDDLGRVELPGRPADYAAWDKTNMAALFREPLDLPVFVENDAAAAAMGEMQLGLGHTNNSFFYVLISSGLGGGLVVDGSYLRGADGRSGELGFMRAASGEEVQRMVSLSGLARHLESNGCKLADVMGAADANDATNACVAAWIEDAARQLTVPLDAINCLINPAAVLIGGRLPTALLERLAERANELMQERAGVLPTVAPVIRAALSEDAPAVGAAILPFSHFLLPKQAALWKASA; encoded by the coding sequence ATGACGGCCACCACCCGCACGCGCCCGCGGCTATCGGGCACCAACCTTGAGCGCGCTGCCGATCACAACCAGCGCGTGACGCTCCACGCGATCCGCGTGCTCGGCCCGCTCACCCGCGTCGAGCTCGCCGGAATCACCGGGCTGACCGGCCCGGCGATCGCCAACATCACCAAGCGGCTGTTCCAGGACGGCCTGATCGACGAGGCCGGGCAGCGCCGCGGGGGGCGCGGCCAGCCGCCGACCAAGCTCGTCGTCCGCCCCGACGCGTGCTATTCGATCGGCGTCAATATCGACCGCGATCATATCACGTTGGTGCTGGTCGATTTCTCGGGCGAAACGCTTACCCGCGTCTCCGAGGAAGTCGATTTCGCGCTGCCCGACCAGGTTCGCGCGCTCTACCGGAAATCGATCAAGAACATGCTCCGGAAAGCGGGAGTCGATGTCGCCAAGGTGGTAGGGATCGGCGTCGCGGTGCCCGACGATCTCGGGCGCGTCGAGTTGCCCGGCCGCCCCGCCGACTATGCAGCGTGGGACAAGACCAACATGGCCGCGCTGTTCCGCGAACCGCTCGACCTGCCGGTGTTCGTCGAGAACGACGCCGCCGCCGCGGCGATGGGCGAGATGCAGCTCGGGCTCGGCCATACCAACAACAGCTTCTTCTATGTACTGATCTCGTCGGGGCTCGGCGGCGGGCTGGTGGTCGACGGCTCGTATCTGCGCGGCGCCGACGGGCGCAGCGGCGAGCTCGGCTTCATGCGCGCGGCATCGGGCGAAGAGGTCCAGCGGATGGTCTCGCTGTCGGGGCTGGCGCGCCATCTCGAGAGCAACGGATGCAAGCTCGCCGACGTGATGGGCGCCGCCGACGCAAACGACGCGACCAACGCCTGCGTCGCCGCATGGATCGAGGATGCGGCACGCCAGCTTACCGTCCCGCTCGACGCGATCAACTGCCTGATCAACCCGGCGGCGGTGCTCATCGGTGGCCGGCTGCCGACTGCATTGCTCGAGCGGCTGGCCGAACGCGCCAACGAGCTGATGCAGGAGCGCGCCGGGGTGTTGCCGACGGTCGCGCCGGTCATCCGTGCCGCGCTGTCCGAGGATGCGCCCGCCGTGGGCGCAGCGATCCTGCCGTTCAGCCACTTCCTGCTGCCCAAACAGGCGGCTCTGTGGAAGGCTTCGGCCTGA
- a CDS encoding sugar porter family MFS transporter produces MSAAGNKLNPSAIIAASLAGLLFGFDTAVIAGVTDALRGTFELSPAQLGAAVSAALVGTLVGALGAGGPGDRHGSRTVLVWIAIAYIVSAVGSAFSGGLAMLVAFRFLGGLAIGGSSVLAPVYITEVSPPARRGMLVGFFQLSIVIGILAAYVSNFRIAQAIEGDLAWRIKLGVAAVPALIFLALLLRIPHSPRWLAHRGRTDEARQAIGTLSMGDPDVLLPQFARGATAPGDDRLSWRLHRKPILLAIALAMFNQLSGINAILYYLGDIFAAAGFDSVSADLQAVAIGVANLFATILGMAVIDRVGRKPLLLVGALGTAVALAAVALIYSTGQGQTLLLPALIGFILFFAISQGAVIWVYLSEIFPTAVRARGQSLGSATHWGVNALIAFGFPVVAQYTQALPFWLFAGAMLVQAGVIWRYFPETRGVALETMERTVEGQG; encoded by the coding sequence ATGAGTGCAGCAGGCAACAAGCTGAACCCCTCGGCGATTATCGCCGCCAGCCTGGCTGGGCTGCTGTTCGGATTCGATACCGCGGTGATCGCCGGGGTGACCGACGCATTGCGCGGGACGTTCGAACTTTCGCCGGCGCAACTGGGCGCCGCAGTCTCCGCGGCTCTGGTCGGAACGCTTGTCGGCGCGCTCGGCGCGGGCGGGCCCGGCGACCGGCATGGCAGCCGGACCGTGCTGGTCTGGATCGCGATCGCCTATATCGTCTCGGCCGTGGGATCGGCGTTCAGCGGCGGGCTGGCGATGCTCGTCGCGTTCCGCTTCCTAGGCGGGCTCGCGATCGGCGGTTCTTCAGTGCTCGCGCCGGTCTATATCACCGAAGTGAGCCCGCCCGCGCGGCGCGGCATGCTCGTCGGCTTCTTCCAGCTTAGCATCGTGATCGGCATCCTCGCCGCCTACGTCAGCAATTTCCGGATCGCGCAGGCGATCGAGGGCGACCTGGCATGGCGGATCAAGCTCGGCGTCGCGGCGGTGCCCGCGCTGATCTTCCTCGCGCTGCTGCTGCGCATTCCGCACAGCCCGCGCTGGCTTGCGCATCGTGGCCGCACCGACGAGGCACGGCAGGCGATCGGCACGCTCTCGATGGGAGATCCCGATGTGCTGCTCCCGCAATTCGCCCGGGGCGCGACGGCGCCGGGCGACGATCGGCTCAGCTGGCGACTCCACCGCAAGCCGATCCTGCTCGCGATCGCGCTGGCGATGTTCAACCAGCTCTCAGGGATCAATGCGATCCTCTATTATCTCGGCGACATCTTCGCCGCGGCGGGGTTCGACAGCGTCTCGGCCGATCTCCAGGCCGTGGCGATCGGCGTGGCGAACCTGTTCGCGACGATCCTGGGTATGGCGGTGATCGACCGGGTCGGACGCAAGCCGCTGCTGCTGGTCGGTGCGCTCGGCACCGCGGTGGCGCTCGCCGCGGTGGCGCTGATCTACTCGACCGGTCAGGGCCAGACGCTGCTGCTGCCCGCGCTGATCGGGTTCATCCTGTTCTTCGCGATCTCGCAGGGCGCGGTGATCTGGGTGTATCTCTCCGAGATCTTCCCCACCGCGGTGCGCGCGCGGGGCCAGTCGCTGGGCAGCGCGACGCATTGGGGCGTGAATGCGCTGATCGCATTCGGCTTTCCTGTGGTGGCACAATATACCCAGGCATTGCCATTCTGGCTATTCGCGGGCGCGATGCTGGTGCAGGCTGGTGTGATCTGGCGCTATTTCCCCGAAACGCGCGGGGTGGCGCTGGAGACGATGGAACGGACAGTCGAGGGTCAAGGATGA
- a CDS encoding ROK family protein, with the protein MSNASSSSEAVDVSDGAAAGALPYAGVELGGTKCVCTLAFGPDRVLDQRTVPTTSPDETLPALLAILHDWDAKGGFAALGIASFGPIDLDPRSTDYGQILATNKPRWPGTDVLGTLSAPFSVPVGLDTDVNGAALAEIAWGSGQGMEDFAYVTIGTGIGVGLIVHGQPTRGFAHSEWGHMRVPRLASDDHPSVCNFHDDCVEGLASGSALVSRLAGRGVSELAENDPVWEPIVKYIAAMAHALVCGAAPRRIAIGGGVLTAQPHLLARIEDALAKSLNGYMQLPEGEQYVCRPALDGMAGPLGSIALAIAAGKAG; encoded by the coding sequence ATGTCGAACGCATCGTCGTCGTCCGAGGCAGTGGACGTATCGGACGGCGCTGCGGCCGGCGCATTGCCCTATGCGGGGGTCGAACTGGGTGGCACCAAATGCGTCTGCACGCTGGCGTTCGGACCCGATCGGGTGTTGGACCAGCGCACCGTGCCGACCACCAGCCCGGACGAGACATTGCCCGCTTTGCTTGCGATCCTGCACGATTGGGATGCGAAGGGCGGTTTTGCGGCACTCGGCATCGCCTCGTTCGGGCCGATCGATCTCGATCCGCGGTCGACCGATTATGGCCAGATTCTCGCGACCAACAAGCCGCGCTGGCCGGGCACCGACGTGCTCGGAACGCTATCGGCGCCGTTCAGCGTGCCGGTGGGGCTCGATACCGACGTCAACGGCGCGGCACTGGCCGAGATCGCCTGGGGCAGCGGGCAGGGGATGGAAGACTTCGCCTATGTGACGATCGGCACCGGCATCGGCGTCGGCCTCATCGTCCACGGCCAGCCGACCCGTGGCTTCGCGCACAGCGAATGGGGCCATATGCGCGTGCCCCGGCTCGCCTCCGACGATCATCCCAGCGTCTGCAACTTCCACGACGATTGCGTCGAGGGACTCGCTTCGGGCTCGGCGCTGGTGTCCCGGCTTGCCGGGCGCGGGGTGAGCGAGCTTGCCGAGAACGATCCGGTGTGGGAGCCGATCGTCAAATATATCGCGGCGATGGCGCACGCTCTGGTGTGCGGCGCCGCGCCGCGCCGAATCGCGATCGGCGGCGGCGTGCTCACGGCCCAGCCGCATCTGCTCGCGCGGATCGAAGACGCGCTCGCAAAGAGTCTCAACGGCTATATGCAACTCCCCGAGGGCGAGCAGTATGTCTGCCGGCCGGCGCTAGACGGCATGGCGGGGCCGCTCGGCTCGATCGCGTTGGCCATCGCGGCTGGCAAAGCCGGCTGA
- a CDS encoding MFS transporter has product MARSSSTSTTLAFAAVTTLFFAWGFITSLIDPLVASVKGIFTLTNFQAQAAASAFFAAYGLVSFPAAALLSRAKSIPTILIALGLMIAGCLVMLAAANLAVFTLVLLGLFILASGITILQVAANPLAAALGDPRYSHLRLTLSQTFNSFGTFLGPLLGAHLFLKGVEVKKGEVITDAVRAQALAGIDSAYLWICGLIAALALFFWLSRRIVTSAAPPVASTAGLFSALNSRWALFGGLAIFLYVGAEVAIGTQMALLLNDNSVWGRSDAAFGVPVLGYLMGSDGVPGVSLQEAGKAVALYWLGAMVGRAIGSALLVRVRAHLLLALFTAIASAMCLYVFAVGGVTAGFVALSIGLFNSIMFPVIFTLTLERSTGTVESTSGLLCTAIVGGALLPLLVGALSDANGYAFALIVPAACYAALCVFAFLAGRAPILRREAQGVSLH; this is encoded by the coding sequence TTGGCGCGTTCGAGCTCGACGAGCACCACGCTGGCATTCGCCGCCGTCACCACCTTGTTCTTCGCCTGGGGGTTCATCACTTCGCTGATCGATCCGCTGGTCGCATCGGTGAAGGGCATCTTCACGCTGACCAATTTTCAGGCGCAGGCCGCCGCCTCGGCCTTCTTCGCGGCCTATGGCCTGGTCTCGTTCCCGGCCGCGGCACTGCTCTCGCGTGCCAAGTCGATCCCGACGATCCTGATTGCGTTGGGGCTGATGATCGCCGGCTGCCTGGTGATGCTCGCTGCGGCCAATCTCGCGGTGTTCACCCTGGTGCTGCTCGGCTTGTTCATCCTCGCCAGTGGGATCACCATCCTGCAGGTTGCTGCCAACCCGCTCGCCGCAGCGCTCGGCGATCCGCGCTACAGCCACCTCCGGCTGACGCTCAGCCAGACCTTCAATTCGTTCGGCACCTTCCTCGGCCCGTTGCTCGGTGCCCACCTGTTCCTCAAGGGCGTCGAAGTGAAGAAAGGCGAAGTGATCACCGATGCGGTGCGCGCGCAGGCGCTTGCCGGGATTGACTCGGCCTATCTGTGGATCTGCGGGCTGATCGCCGCGCTCGCGCTGTTCTTCTGGCTCAGCCGCCGGATCGTCACTTCGGCCGCGCCGCCGGTCGCCTCGACCGCGGGGCTGTTCTCGGCGCTCAACTCGCGCTGGGCGCTGTTCGGCGGGCTGGCGATCTTCCTTTATGTCGGCGCCGAAGTCGCGATCGGAACCCAGATGGCGCTGCTGCTCAACGACAATAGCGTGTGGGGCCGCTCGGACGCGGCGTTCGGCGTGCCGGTGCTCGGCTATCTGATGGGCAGCGACGGTGTCCCCGGCGTGTCGCTCCAGGAAGCCGGCAAGGCCGTCGCGCTCTACTGGCTTGGCGCGATGGTCGGCCGCGCGATCGGCTCGGCGCTGCTCGTCCGCGTCCGCGCGCATCTGCTGCTCGCGCTATTCACGGCGATCGCCTCGGCGATGTGCCTCTATGTCTTCGCCGTCGGTGGGGTGACCGCAGGCTTCGTCGCACTGTCGATCGGCCTGTTCAACTCGATTATGTTCCCGGTGATCTTCACCCTCACGCTCGAACGCTCCACCGGCACGGTCGAATCTACCTCAGGACTGCTCTGCACGGCGATCGTTGGCGGCGCACTGCTGCCCCTCCTAGTCGGCGCATTGTCCGACGCCAATGGCTATGCCTTTGCGCTGATCGTGCCGGCGGCGTGCTATGCGGCGCTGTGCGTGTTCGCTTTCCTCGCAGGCCGCGCACCGATCCTCCGCCGTGAGGCGCAGGGCGTATCGCTACACTGA
- a CDS encoding FG-GAP repeat domain-containing protein codes for MGSRTNDPRHRRPLAWALALLSASACHAQTPEAPATQTRFLDVTATHVPQAPELHALDIALVDVDGDGDLDAALAVEGAPNRLYINDGKGRFTWREGALGTRAHDAEHVRAADFNRDGHIDLVFVAEDDRTHQLFLGRGDGSFIDASDRLPKMSVGNGLAVGDVNGDGLPDIVVGNSGISGVKDEDGGRNFLWLNDPKRPGWFVDASNSHLPEIANKAQGVALADLDGDGDLDMVVATEAPPTRLFLNDGKGRFTDASDRLDQLTPLETREVHIFDANGDKRLDILLLNLTSNAGKWEKDPQARLLMQDAKGRFVDETAARLPANRFSSWGGAVVDFNRDGHPDIIAGAIDVPGFKPMQVRAYANDGKGRFRDLTAATIPTVTQGRSWSMAVGDVDGDGIADLFIGGWGTQARLLLGS; via the coding sequence ATGGGTTCACGTACAAATGACCCCAGGCACCGCCGCCCGCTGGCATGGGCGCTCGCGCTGCTGAGTGCGAGCGCCTGCCACGCGCAGACGCCGGAAGCCCCGGCGACGCAGACCCGGTTCCTCGACGTCACCGCCACGCATGTCCCGCAGGCGCCCGAACTCCATGCGCTCGATATCGCGCTGGTCGACGTAGACGGCGACGGCGATCTCGATGCGGCGCTGGCCGTCGAAGGTGCGCCCAACCGGCTGTATATCAACGACGGAAAGGGGCGCTTCACTTGGCGCGAGGGCGCGCTAGGCACGCGCGCGCACGATGCCGAGCATGTCCGCGCTGCCGATTTCAACCGCGACGGCCATATCGATCTGGTGTTCGTCGCCGAGGACGATCGCACGCACCAGCTGTTTCTCGGCCGCGGCGACGGCAGCTTCATCGACGCGAGCGACCGGCTGCCGAAAATGAGCGTCGGTAACGGACTCGCGGTGGGCGATGTCAACGGCGACGGGCTGCCCGACATCGTCGTCGGCAATTCGGGGATCAGCGGCGTCAAGGACGAGGACGGCGGGCGCAACTTCCTGTGGCTGAACGATCCCAAGCGCCCCGGCTGGTTCGTTGATGCTTCCAACAGTCACCTGCCCGAGATCGCCAACAAGGCGCAGGGCGTCGCGCTTGCCGATCTCGACGGCGATGGCGATCTCGACATGGTCGTCGCGACTGAGGCGCCCCCTACCCGCCTCTTCCTCAACGATGGCAAGGGCCGTTTCACCGACGCCTCGGACCGCCTCGACCAGCTCACGCCGCTCGAGACACGCGAAGTCCATATCTTCGACGCCAATGGCGACAAGCGGCTCGATATCCTGCTGCTCAACCTGACGAGCAATGCCGGCAAATGGGAGAAGGATCCGCAGGCGCGGCTGCTGATGCAGGACGCCAAGGGCCGCTTCGTCGACGAGACTGCGGCACGGCTGCCCGCCAACCGCTTCTCGAGCTGGGGCGGCGCGGTGGTCGACTTCAACCGCGACGGGCACCCCGACATCATCGCCGGCGCGATCGACGTGCCCGGGTTCAAGCCGATGCAGGTCCGCGCCTATGCCAATGACGGCAAGGGGAGGTTCCGCGACCTCACCGCGGCGACGATCCCGACCGTCACCCAGGGCCGGAGCTGGAGCATGGCGGTCGGCGACGTCGACGGCGACGGGATCGCCGACCTGTTCATCGGCGGCTGGGGCACCCAGGCGCGGTTGCTGCTGGGCAGCTAA
- a CDS encoding GMC family oxidoreductase produces the protein MAEKFDAIVIGSGVSGGWAAKELTEKGLKVLMLDRGVMVEHGEDYDYDGKPAYEIPARDMMPKALVESDYFIAKHGYVSPANQKYYNNDRLNPYAYDEGDKFYWIRPAAVGGKSLIWGRWSFRWGEDDFAANKRENIAIDWPIRYDDIAPWYDYVEKYIGVSGSRENLPHLPDSQFQPPMQMNIAEKWVKERLESSMPGRKLINTRLSNMTEDKEAQGRSKCQFRNQCGRGCSFGAYFSTQAVTLPAARATGRLTLRPDSVVSNLEYDPKTKKVTGVRVVNTKTRQAEVIPARMVFLCASAMASTQILMNSRIPGSGKSHFDTSGTLGKYVMDHIFRVGISGDIPGMTDFIEYGRRPGGVYIPRFRNIGGEEGVGFKRGYGYQGGARRDPLPPKGFGASMKQGMRGYGGWKFGMGAFGECLPYEDNHVSLHPDKVDRFGIPLMRFDVTFRDNELKMMSDARTEGEKMLRAAGLTNVTSERREHVPGDAIHEMGGARMGADPRQSVLNKWSQAHDAANLFVTDGAQMASVSCVNPSLTFMALTARATDYAVKQMKAGAI, from the coding sequence ATGGCCGAAAAATTCGATGCGATCGTCATCGGCTCCGGAGTGAGCGGCGGATGGGCGGCAAAGGAACTCACCGAAAAGGGCCTCAAGGTCCTGATGCTAGACCGTGGCGTGATGGTCGAGCATGGCGAGGATTACGATTATGACGGCAAGCCGGCATATGAGATCCCCGCGCGCGACATGATGCCCAAGGCACTGGTCGAAAGCGATTATTTCATCGCCAAGCACGGCTACGTCTCACCAGCCAACCAGAAATACTATAATAACGACCGGTTGAATCCCTATGCCTATGACGAGGGCGACAAGTTCTACTGGATCCGCCCTGCGGCGGTTGGCGGCAAGTCGCTGATCTGGGGACGGTGGAGCTTCCGCTGGGGCGAAGACGATTTCGCGGCCAACAAGCGCGAGAATATCGCGATCGACTGGCCGATCCGCTACGACGACATTGCGCCGTGGTACGACTATGTCGAGAAGTATATCGGCGTCTCGGGCTCGCGCGAGAACCTGCCCCATTTGCCCGACAGCCAGTTCCAGCCGCCGATGCAGATGAACATTGCCGAGAAGTGGGTGAAAGAGCGGCTCGAATCGTCCATGCCCGGACGCAAGCTGATCAACACCCGCCTCTCGAACATGACCGAGGACAAGGAGGCCCAGGGCCGCAGCAAGTGCCAGTTCCGCAACCAATGCGGGCGCGGCTGCTCGTTCGGCGCCTATTTCTCGACCCAGGCGGTCACCCTGCCCGCGGCGCGCGCCACCGGCCGGCTGACGCTGCGTCCGGACTCGGTGGTCTCGAACCTCGAATATGATCCCAAGACCAAGAAGGTCACCGGCGTTCGCGTGGTCAATACCAAGACCAGGCAGGCCGAAGTGATCCCGGCGCGGATGGTGTTCCTCTGCGCCTCGGCGATGGCATCGACCCAGATCCTGATGAATTCGCGGATCCCGGGCAGTGGCAAGAGCCATTTCGATACCAGCGGCACGCTGGGCAAATATGTGATGGATCACATCTTCCGCGTCGGTATCTCGGGCGACATTCCCGGCATGACCGACTTCATCGAATATGGCCGCCGCCCCGGCGGGGTCTACATCCCGCGCTTCCGCAATATCGGCGGCGAAGAGGGTGTCGGCTTCAAGCGCGGCTATGGCTATCAGGGCGGCGCGCGGCGCGATCCGCTGCCGCCGAAGGGCTTCGGCGCATCGATGAAGCAAGGCATGCGCGGCTATGGCGGGTGGAAGTTCGGCATGGGCGCATTCGGCGAGTGCCTGCCCTATGAGGACAATCATGTCAGCCTCCACCCCGACAAGGTGGACCGCTTCGGCATCCCGCTGATGCGCTTCGACGTCACCTTCCGCGACAACGAGCTCAAGATGATGAGCGACGCGCGGACCGAGGGCGAGAAGATGCTGCGGGCGGCGGGGCTCACCAACGTCACCAGCGAGCGGCGCGAGCACGTCCCCGGCGACGCGATCCATGAGATGGGCGGCGCGCGCATGGGCGCCGATCCGCGCCAGTCGGTGCTCAACAAGTGGAGCCAGGCGCACGACGCAGCGAACCTGTTCGTCACCGATGGTGCGCAGATGGCGTCGGTCTCGTGCGTCAATCCGTCGCTGACCTTCATGGCGCTCACTGCGCGCGCGACCGACTATGCGGTCAAGCAGATGAAGGCAGGGGCGATCTAA
- a CDS encoding sugar phosphate isomerase/epimerase family protein encodes MMINRRQWMAGGAALATTLAAGPALAGAKGRKPIGIQLYTVRELFSKDPAGTLAKIAGIGYREVEFGGGGYDKLDHVELRKTMDKLGLKSPSLHIGYDALAGDFDGQVKMAKTLGADTVILPWMGEAQRTAEGWKTAVANFSRWAERLKALGLGFAYHNHDFEFTVKPEGRSLFDRLVADTDPALVKLELDLFWAVAAGEDVKAIIRRNAGRIYAYHVKDRTADGKMTSVGKGTIDFADIFTLNRTAGVKHFYVENDQSPAPYLPDIQTSFTTLRRLVA; translated from the coding sequence ATGATGATCAACCGACGGCAATGGATGGCGGGCGGCGCCGCGCTCGCAACGACGCTCGCCGCCGGCCCTGCGCTGGCGGGCGCGAAGGGGCGGAAGCCGATAGGCATACAGCTCTACACGGTGCGCGAGCTGTTCTCGAAGGATCCGGCGGGCACGCTCGCGAAGATCGCCGGCATCGGCTATCGCGAAGTCGAGTTCGGTGGCGGCGGCTATGACAAGCTCGACCATGTCGAGCTGCGCAAGACGATGGACAAGCTGGGGCTCAAATCGCCGTCGCTGCACATCGGCTATGACGCGCTCGCCGGCGATTTCGACGGCCAGGTCAAGATGGCCAAGACGCTGGGCGCCGACACGGTGATCCTTCCCTGGATGGGAGAGGCGCAGCGCACCGCCGAGGGCTGGAAGACGGCGGTCGCCAATTTCAGCCGCTGGGCCGAACGGCTCAAGGCGTTGGGCCTCGGCTTCGCCTATCACAACCATGATTTCGAGTTCACGGTGAAGCCCGAGGGCCGCAGCCTGTTCGACCGGCTGGTGGCGGACACCGATCCCGCGCTGGTCAAGCTCGAGCTCGACCTGTTCTGGGCAGTCGCCGCGGGCGAAGACGTCAAGGCGATCATCCGGCGCAACGCGGGCCGCATCTATGCCTATCACGTCAAGGATCGCACCGCCGACGGCAAGATGACCAGCGTCGGCAAGGGGACGATCGACTTCGCGGACATCTTCACGCTCAATCGCACTGCGGGCGTCAAGCATTTCTATGTCGAGAACGACCAGTCCCCCGCCCCCTATCTCCCCGACATCCAGACCAGCTTCACCACGCTGCGTCGGCTCGTCGCCTAA
- a CDS encoding gluconate 2-dehydrogenase subunit 3 family protein, producing MITIDRRDALAGIVTMFGASLFAPIARAAGQQVVPISDGPPSAPVFNAEQRALMTALSERVMPTTDTPGAITAGVPGFIEKLLADWASPNDRKPILAGLDTIGARAQADYKVVGSKATPAQHDALLTLAMEDKLPGGADFFEKFRQLVVTGYFTSEVGITQEREYLPVPGRYDGAFPFSQVNKVYSS from the coding sequence ATGATTACAATCGATCGCAGAGACGCCCTTGCCGGCATCGTCACGATGTTCGGCGCCAGCCTGTTCGCCCCGATCGCCCGCGCGGCCGGGCAGCAGGTCGTACCGATCAGCGACGGTCCGCCCAGCGCGCCGGTGTTCAACGCCGAGCAGCGTGCGCTGATGACTGCGCTGAGCGAGCGCGTGATGCCGACCACCGACACGCCCGGCGCGATCACCGCAGGCGTCCCCGGCTTCATCGAAAAGCTGCTCGCCGACTGGGCCAGCCCGAACGATCGCAAGCCGATCCTCGCCGGGCTCGACACGATCGGCGCGCGGGCGCAGGCCGACTACAAGGTCGTCGGCTCCAAGGCGACGCCGGCGCAGCACGACGCACTGCTCACGCTGGCGATGGAAGACAAGCTGCCCGGCGGCGCGGACTTCTTCGAGAAATTCCGCCAGCTCGTCGTCACCGGCTATTTCACTTCCGAAGTCGGCATCACCCAGGAGCGCGAATATCTTCCCGTTCCAGGTCGCTACGACGGCGCCTTCCCCTTCTCCCAGGTCAACAAGGTCTATTCGTCATGA
- a CDS encoding 3-keto-disaccharide hydrolase: protein MKRIAWAAAAAVAVTAGSPAAAQDKPGFKDTPTLPGGKWLVHDADRPYPSVVTPASVPGGAPSDAVVLFDGKSLDKWQAQTTPWTIKDGAATSVPRAGGGSENALVSKQSFGNVQLHLEFRSPNPPTKTSQDRGNSGIWFMQRYEIQILDGYQNPTYADGTVGAIYAWKPPLVNASRKPGEWQSYDVVFERPHFGPDGKLLRPAYVTAFLNGVLVQNRQPWLGTTIWRKVAKYEAHADAAPIQLQDHNSPVSFRNIWVRPLSEAAASYDFEGDVK from the coding sequence GTGAAGCGCATCGCATGGGCTGCCGCGGCTGCGGTAGCGGTAACAGCGGGGAGCCCTGCCGCCGCGCAGGACAAGCCCGGCTTCAAGGACACGCCCACCTTGCCGGGTGGCAAATGGCTGGTCCACGACGCCGACCGCCCCTACCCCAGCGTCGTGACTCCCGCATCGGTGCCGGGCGGCGCACCTTCGGATGCGGTCGTGTTATTCGACGGCAAATCGCTCGACAAATGGCAGGCGCAGACGACGCCGTGGACGATCAAAGACGGTGCCGCCACATCGGTGCCGCGCGCGGGCGGCGGCAGCGAGAACGCGCTGGTGAGCAAGCAAAGCTTCGGCAACGTCCAGCTCCACCTCGAATTCCGCTCGCCCAATCCGCCGACCAAGACCTCGCAGGATCGCGGCAACAGCGGCATCTGGTTCATGCAGCGCTACGAGATCCAGATCCTCGACGGCTATCAGAACCCGACCTATGCCGACGGCACGGTTGGCGCGATCTACGCCTGGAAGCCGCCGCTGGTGAACGCGTCACGCAAGCCGGGCGAATGGCAGAGCTACGACGTGGTGTTCGAGCGCCCGCATTTCGGCCCAGACGGCAAGCTGCTGCGCCCTGCCTACGTCACTGCCTTCCTCAACGGCGTGCTGGTGCAAAATCGCCAGCCCTGGCTGGGCACGACGATCTGGCGGAAGGTTGCCAAATACGAGGCGCATGCGGATGCAGCGCCGATCCAGCTCCAGGACCATAATTCGCCGGTCTCTTTCCGCAACATCTGGGTACGCCCGCTGTCGGAAGCGGCAGCGAGCTACGACTTCGAAGGTGACGTGAAATGA